The following is a genomic window from Clostridium fungisolvens.
AAGTACTTCATAATTGGTGCAGCATTAGCTGCATTATGCCAAGTACTCATTCCAAGGGACAAGCTAACTATGGTAGGACAAAATATCCCTATATCAATAATTGTAATGATGCTTTTTGCATTTTTATCATCACTATGCTCAGAAGCTGATGCCTTTGTTGCAAGTACATTTTTAGGTAGCTTTAGCCTAGGTGCAGTTATGTCATTTTTGATTCTTGGCCCAATGATAGATTTAAAAAATACAGTAATGCTGTTTTCAACATTTAAGAAAAGTTTTGTATTTAAGCTGCTATTTTGCATATTTTCACTTTGTTTTATAGCTGCCTGTTTAATATATTAGGGGGTGAAGCTATGAAAAAATTTAATATCAATGAACTTATATGGTTTTTAATTTTGGTTCTTAGCTCTCTACTGTTAATGTATCTTTTAAAAACATCGAGTATAGCTAATTTTGTGCATCCTAAAATGAATAAATACTTGATTTTCGCCATAGGAGTACTTCTAGTTATAGCTTTCATACAATTTTTTAAGATATTTACTGTACCTGATAGAGGGGGAATAAGAAAGGATTATTTTATATTTATAGCTGCCATTCTCGCAATAGGATTAGCTACTAATAAGGACATGGGAACTGAGGGTATAAATTTAAAGGGAATAAAGCTTTCGACAAGGAGTTATTGGGATGTAACTGGAGATAATCATCATCATTTTGATAAGATTCCTGATGGTGTGATAGAGTTAATTGGTGAGAATTATTATTGTTATTTAGAGGATATAGAAAAGAATATGGATAAGTTTAAAGGTCGTAAGGTTTTAACAGAAGGACTTGTATATAAGAATAGTAGCATGAATAAAAATGAGTTTATAATAGCTAGAAGTGTAATGAGTTGCTGTGCAGCAGATTCTCAAATAATTGGCATAAAGATTATATCTCAATTTGATAAAACATATGATGGACAATGGGTTCGGATTAAAGGTACATTAAGTAGTACTACAGTTTATGAAGGTAATAAACTTATTGAAGTACCTATTATTAAATCTGAGAGTATTGAAGTGACTAAAAAACCTTCTAATCAATATATATATCAAAATTAAAAGTAAATATATAAATAGATGTTAATCTCAGTGACTTAATTACGATATTAAAGTAATAGAATAAATTAATTATTATAAGCGGAAATACGATGAGGTTAAGATGAGAAAAATAAAGTTTGTATGGATAGTTTTTTGTCTATTTATTATATGTTTAATATCTATAAGTCTTTATCCTGCGATACCTAGACCAGATGAAATAGTAGTTCATAAAATGCAAAAATCAATAACCATATCTAAGCAGGACAAGCGGTATAACGAGATATTAACATTAACAAATAAGAGATTTACGATCAGAAATGCTCAATCTGATATAAGTAATAGTGAAAAAGAAAGTTTTATAAAAAATAGCTCAGAGTCTTTAGAGTTTATATATAACCGACCACAATCATACAGATCCAAGAAAGGTTTTATATATTCTATAACTTATGATAGATTGTTTTTTCCTATTGAGTCTTCAGATAAAATCGAATCAACATATGTATTTTTTGGTTCATCAAATGGATATTACAATATTACAGTTAAGGATTTATTAAAAGCAGATAAGCTTGTAGACACCCTAAAAGATATAAATTAGTTCTCAAAATAATAGTTAACAGTTTTATTGTTTTTATGATAAAATTAATATAAACTTTGGCTATGTATTTTAAAGAGGAGGGGTTATAATGAATCCAGTTGCATTTAATATATTTGGACTTGATATCAGATGGTATGGTCTTTTAATTTCATTTGGAGTTCTTGCGGCTTTAACATTAGCTTATTTCACCTGCAGACTAAAAGGAACAGACTTCGATAAACTTATGGATATTTTTATCATAGCATTCCCGATGGCTATTATAGGAGCAAGATTATACTATGTAGTATTTGAATTTGATTACTATAAAAATAATTTAAATCAGATAATAAATATTAGGCAAGGTGGTCTTGCGATTCACGGAGGGGTAATTTTTGCTCTAGTTACTGCATTTATATATACCAAGGTAAAGAAGCTTGATTTTTTTGAATTTGCAGATATTGCTGCACCTTCAATAATATTAGCTCAAGCCATAGGAAGATGGGGTAATTTCTTTAATAGTGAAGCACACGGGGGACCGGTTACTAAGGAATTTATAAGTAAGTTTCCTGCATTTATACAAAAAGGTATGCTTATAGACGGGACCTATTATCATCCAACCTTTTTATATGAATCTTTATGGAATGTATTGGTTTGCTTGATTTTATTATTTATACTTTACAAGAGAAATAACAACCATAAAGGCATAGTACTTGGTAGCTATATGATTTTATACTCTATAGGAAGATTTTTTATAGAAGGATTAAGAACAGATAGTCTTTATATGGCTTATGGTTTAAGAACTGCTCAAGTAGTCAGTGGTTTAGGTGTGGTTTTCGGTATAATCATGATAACTGCAATAGTGAGAAGAAAAAAGGGAATATTTTATTAGAATATAATGGGGCATTATCTACATGCCTCATTTTTAAGCAACCTATACTAATAGAGGATAAAATTTGTCTGTTGACGAATTTTATATAAACAGATATAATAAAAATCGTGACAACTAAATAATATATATTCAGATTACATCAATAGTATGGAGAGATGTCCGAGTGGTTGAAGGAGCACGCCTGGAAAGCGTGTGTAGGGGAAACTCTACCGGGGGTTCGAATCCCCCTCTGTCCGCCATAGTCGTGCTAGACGGGGAGTTAGCGGTGCCCTGTACCTGCAATCCGCTACAGCAGGGTTTAATTCCTCATCGAGGCCTTAATCTGTGAGGCCTGCCCCATGTAAGTGGTGTTGATGGCTGGGTCCCACGCAACGGCAGCCCGTGAACCTCGTCAGGTCCGGAAGGAAGCAGCGATAAGCGGTTCCTGTCGTGTGCCGTGGAGCAGCCTGGCCTGAGCTAACTGCATGGGTAACGCTCATAGATTATTGTCGACATGAGGTGCACGACTTTTAATCTGAATGTAAAAGCCTTTCAGCATTTATATGCTGAAAGGCTTTTTTTACTTTAAAGAAAGATATAAAACTTCTATTCGGATTAAACCTATATATTTCAACGCTTTCAGAAGTTTTTATGGCGATACAGTAAAAAAATAAAACTTATTCGCCTGCCAAATTTTCCTCATATACATTCGGAAAGGCAGATGCGTTAAAAAAGCTCACTGAAGAAAGTCGCTTCAGTAAGCTTTTTTATTCTTTAGAAATTTATACATCAATTACATCTGCGTGTAATTATGCGAACAGACTTAAGAAATAATCTAATCTAGTTTTTTTCTAAATCGTACTATACTAAGTGTTAAAAGAACTAAACCAAGTATAAATAATAAGGTTACATCTTGGACTAAATAGTTTATGGTCAAACCTTTCAGTACAATACCTCTTATTATATTTAGGAAATAAGTTAATGGAATAACATTGCCTATATACTGTATTACCTTAGGCATAGCCTCTCTTGGAAATACAAACCCAGATAGTAGGACGCTTGGAAGAAGCGCAAGGAAAGCCATTTGCATAGCTTGAAGTTGGGTCTTGGCTATAGTGGATATCAATATTCCTATTGCTAGAGCACAGATAACAAAGCCGAAACCTAAGAATATTAATAGTGGAATGCTTCCTGCAACAGGTACGTTAAACCAGTATATACCTAGGATTAAAGCATATATAAAGTCTGCAAATCCAATAACTATATAGGGAACAAGTTTTCCTAAGATTATTTCAGGAGACTTCAAAGGAGAAACTATAAGTTGCTCTATGGTACCTCTTTCTTTTTCTCTAACTAAAGCAAAAGCAGTTAGAATTATAGTTATATTCTGCATTATAAGTCCTATAAGTCCAGGGATGGTATAGTTTTGGTTTCTCAAGGTTGGATTAAAAAGGACTTTAGTACTAATATCTATGCCAGAAATATTGTTAGTAACAAGTGTTTTAGAGGTTACCTTTTCTATCAACTTAGAACTTTGACTTTGAGCTGCCATTACACCACTGCTAAAAGCTGTTCTTGCTGTGGTTGGATCAGATCCATCTACAATAAATTGAACAGTAGGCTTCTCGTGCTTAGCAATTTTATCTGCGTAATCCGGAGGTATTATTAGAGCTGAATGTGCGGTACCATTATTAATAGAATCATCGATAATATCTATATTTTGAGCCTTTCCTATCACTTTAAAGTAAGAAGTGTTCTCGAAGCTTTTTATTAGTTCTCTGCTTTCTGCAGTATTACTTTGGTCGAGTACAAGCATAGAGATATCCTCTAGTTGAGTAACTACAGCATAGCCGAATAATAATATCATCATAAGAGGCATCATTATTGCTATAGCAAAGCTTGCTTTATCTCTTTTTATTTGTATGAACTCCTTTTTTACTATTGATAAAAATCTCTGCATATTCATAGCTAAGACCTCTCTTCACCGATTAAAAATTTTAAATCTTCGAAAGATGATTGAACTTTTTGATTAGTTGATTTCTCTACGTATTTGATAAAAACATCTTCTAGGTTAGAGGCGTTTTCTTGTTTTATAAGTTCTTCAGGAGTACCTAAAGCTATGAGTTTACTATTGAATATAAATGCTATATTATCACAGCTTTGAGCTTCATCCATGTAGTGAGTAGTAACTAGTATTGTTATACCCTGCTTAGCTAGTGTAAATATCATTTGCCAGAATATTCGTCTAGATACTGGATCAACTCCAGCAGTAGGTTCATCTAAGATTAGTATTTTAGGTTTATGAATTAAAGCACATCCTAAAGCAAGCCTTTGTTTCCAACCACCTGATAAGTTTCTAGTTAGTACATTTTCTCTTCCAGTCAAACCAGCCATAGAAATTATACCTTTTTTTCGCTCATTTCTCTGTTTACTTGTAAGCCCGTAGATACCTGCGTAAAAATCTAGATTTTCATTAACTGTTAGATCTTCATATAAACTGAATTTTTGAGACATATATCCTATATTTTGTTTTACTTTTGCAACATTTTTGGCAACATCATAATTTAGTATTCGAGCAGATCCATCAGTAGGAGTCAGTACTCCGCAAAGCATTCTTATTGTAGTGGATTTGCCAGAACCATTTGGTCCTAAAAATCCAAATATCTTTCCTTCTGGTACATTAAAGCTTATATTATCAACGGCAATATAGTTTCCAAATTTTTTAGTTAGACCATTAACTTCAATAGCATTCATATATATCACCTCTATTCTAGAATAACATCTGCCATAAGTCCTGGAGTAGCTGTACTGCTATCATCAAGTTTTAGTTTTACTTCGAATAATGTTTTTTCTTTATCATCTTTAGTCTCAACATTTTTTGGAGTGAATTCAGATTGATCTGATATATAAGTTATCTTACCTTTTTCTGTTTTATCATTAAATTTTATAGTTAAGGAGCTATTTAACTTTACCTTACTTCTCTTAGATTCTTCTATATATATTTTTATATATTTATTTTTTAAATCAGTGACTTTTGCTACATTCATGCCAGGAGTAACCAAGTCACCCTTATGAACTAATATTTCAGTTACATTGCCATCAATAGAAGATGTTATAGATGTTTTTTCAATTTGCAGTTTTGCTAAATCAACGGATGCTTGAGCTTGATCTATTGCACCTTGTGCTTCTTCTTTGATAGAAGTTTTTGCGGTGTCAGGTATATCTGATTGTTTGGCTTTAGCAATCCTTAGTGCTGCTTCAGCTTGCTGTTTTTGGAGTTCATAAGATTTTGAATCTACTTGAATGACTTTATCACCAGACTTTACTGGAGAGCCATCTGATATGTTGATTTCATTTACCTTTCCGGTTACTTCTGAAGATATATTAAAGTTTTCTGATTCTACAGTACCTGTATAAATATTGTTGTTGGAAGTTTTATTTGTGCTACAACCTGCTAGACTTAATGTTGTTAATAATAAGATAAAAGAAAAAATTTTTTTAATCATTTTACAATCCTCCTATTTTTTGTTTAAGCCGTTTAAGAACAAATCTATAATGAGATCAATTTGTTCATCATCATTCATATTTACAAGGCTAGGAATTAGTTGTCTTTGAATAATGTAAATACTAAGAGTGCCTACTAATGCTCTCGCTGCTATTGTAGGATTAATATCTCTAAATACGCCTCTAGCTATACCGGATTTTATAAAGTCTTCTAATAGCAGTTTTCCTTTTGAAGCCATATCCACTAGAAATGAATTTCTTAAATCTTCATGAAACTGCAATTCTGTGATGACTACTTTAATTAAGTCCCAATGCTTATCTATTATATCTAATCTATCCTTAGCAATGGCTTTTAATGTGATTTTTGGATCCATTCCTTCATGATCTTTAAGAATCTTATTGATTCTCGAGGTTATAAACATTTCGCTAAAAACCTCAATAAGTTTTACCATAGCACCGGTTAATAATTCTTTTTTTGTTTTAAAGTATCTAAATATAGTGCCTTCAGCGACTCCTGCGCTTTTAGCTATTTCACTAGTTGTAGCTGCACTAAAACCTTTTTCAGAAAAAATCTTTATTGCAGCTTCTAAAATTATTTGTTCCTTATTTTCTTTAACCATTATACCCTCCTTTAAAAATGAGTGATTACTCACTTTTATATTATGCCTTTTTATCAATTTTGTAAACAACAATTAAAGAGTTCTTTAGAGAATAATTAAGTTAGATTTATTTGAAAAGCTAAGGATTTAAGAATTTTATGTCATACATAGGTCAATAATTGTATATAGGAATATTTAATAAGGCTGTACCACTTCGATCCAAAATAATAAGTTTTAGTACGAAGTGGTACATCAATAATAAATTTTACACATAATCATCCCATATTCTTTGATTAAAGCTAAAGTTTGTGGCATAATATTTCTAGAATATTTGTTAAATTTAAGTATAAGGAGATAATAGATGATAGAATTCATAGTAAGTTGGGCTATATATGTTTTGGGTAAACTTGGGTACTTTGGTGTTTTTTCATTAATGGCGTTAGAAAGTGCATGTATTCCTATACCAAGTGAAGCTATATTGCCTTTTGGAGGATACCTAGCTTCAAGTGCCTATACTGGCAATAAGCTAAACCTTATCTTAGTTATAATAATTGGAACTTTAGGTGGAACTTTTGGATCAGTATGTATTTATTATATTGGAGCTAAAGGGGGAAGACCTTTAGTTGAAAAATATGCAGAGAAGTTAAGGTTATCAAAATCTCATTTAGAAATGAGCGATAATTATTTTAATAAATATGGGGAAAAGATAGCATTTTTTTCGAGACTTTTGCCTATAATAAGAACTTTTATATCTCTACCAGCAGGAATAAGTAAAATGAATTTTAAGAAGTTTGTATTTTATACTTTTGTTGGATCTTTAATATGGAGCATAATTTTAGGCTATGCGGGATATATGATGGGTGAAAATTGGACTAAGATTCGTTCATGGTTACATATTGCAGATTATATAGTTGTAGTTGCAGTTGTAGTTTTAATTGGATATTGGATTGTAAATAGAAGAAGAAAAGCTGTTACAGAAGAATAGTAAATATAATTATTTATTTAAGATATACGAGGTGATTAATTTGAATTTCTACGATCCTGGTGCAAAGATAAGGCTTATGAGAAAGAGATTTCATATGAATCAATCAGAATTAGAAGATAGTAATATGACTAGAGCATTCATAAGTATGATGGAAAGCGGTAAAAGAAGAGTAAGTAAGTCAAGTTCAAAGATATTAGCTGAAAAGTTTAATGACAAGGGAAGAGAAGTAGGTTTAGAGCTAAAATTAGATGATGACTATTTTTCTAGGGAGCCCCATGAAGATGCAAGGGTCTATTGTAGTAACGAATTAATGAAAGATAATAATAGACATGGTCAATTTGAAGAATTATTGTTCATATCCACTGAATTTAATTTAGACGATATAACGGCAGAAATCTATAAAAAGGATGCAGATAAGTATTTAGAAGAGGTTGATTATTCAAAGGCATTTATAAATTATTCAAATTCATTAGGAAAACTTAAAGAGTTAAAATTAAAAGAGTTACAAACATATGTATATAAGCAAATGGGTGTTTGTAAACTAAAAAGAAATGAATATGATGATGCTATATTTTATTTTAATCAAGCTATGTATTATGCCAAAGATCTAGGTGATGAAGCCTGCTTTGTTGACGCTAGCTACAACCTTGCTCTCACATATTTCGATATGCAGAAATATAATGAGAGTATAGAAATTTTGGACAAGTATATTGTGTTTAATGACAATATTGAACGTGGTTTGAAGATAGATTCAAGAGTTTTGAAAGCAAATTCATTCTATAAACTAGGTAAAAGAAAAGAAGCTGTAGATGATTACTTTTTAATAATACAAGAACTTTCAGAAGGAGAGCAATACTTGCTAGCTATGCTGTATAGTAATCTAGGTGAGTATTATTACGAGAGTGGTGAATTACAAGAGAGTATAAAATATATAAATTTAGCTCAAAAAATAAAAAATAGGACAGATAAGAAAACTCTTCCTTATGTATTAAATATAAAAGGTAAGGTGTTTTTCAAGCAAGGACTTGTAGATGAAAGTATGATGATAATGGAATTAGCTATGAATATGGCTGAAGAATATAGTAATTATTCCATTCTTTTTGAGACATATAAGGATTTGATTAATATATATGAATCTATAGAAGATATAGAAAAGATAAAGGATACTTCTTTGAACTTCTTAAGCATACTAGATAAAAATAGCATAGATGATGGTAGAAAGTATGCATTAACGAAGTTAGTTGAGGTTGAGCTAAGAAGAAGTAATACTGAAGAAGCTATAAAGCTTTTGGCTCAGCTAGGTAATGCTATTGAAAACAATTAAACTGCCATAATATAAAATAAAGGTTGATTACTTGCCGAATTTTCCTAACATATGTTCGGGAAAGCAGGTGCGTAGAAAATATAATATATTTGAATAATAAAACACCTCTTGTAAGAGAATACTACTCTCATAAACAGGAGGTGTTTTTGTGAAAAAAATTATATCTATAACTTTACTAATTGTAATGATTTTTTCTATTAGCGTTAGTGCATTTGAGCAAAACATGAAAAAGTTTGAAGTACCACCACTAAAATATGATTATAAGGCACTTGAACCATATATAGATGAGCAGACTATGAGATTACATCATGATAAACATCATCAGGCTTATGTAGATAATCTTAATAAGGCACTAGATAAGTATCCAGAGTTATATGGCAAGTCTTTAGAGGAATTATTGTCTTCTATTGATACCTTACCAAGTGATATTAGAGCTAGTGTAAAAAATAATGGTGGAGGTCATTATAATCATACGTTTTTTTGGGATATAATGGCTCCTAATAAAGGTGGTAATCCAAAAGGAAATGTAATGAAAGCAATAGACAGAGATTTTGGTTCCTTTATTAACTTTAAGAAGGAATTTAAGCAAGCTGCCCTGGATAGGTTTGGTTCAGGATGGGCATGGTTATTGAAGGACAATAATGGAAAGTTGTCTATAGTTTCTACTCCAAATCAAGATACGCCAATACCTTTAGGGCTTAAGCCAATTATAGCTTTAGACGTATGGGAACATGCTTATTACTTAAAATATCAAAATAAAAGAGCAGATTATATAGATGCTTGGTGGAATGTAGTTAACTGGGATAAAGCTGAACAATTATATAATCAAAGTTGAAAATTAAATTATCTATTGGTGAAAACAAACATAGCTGTATCAATATAAATAATCTTATATCGATACAGCTATGTTTTTACTAGTAGAATAGCCTAGCGTATCTTTCTTATTAAAGAAATAAATTCGTAAGGTATTGTATTTCTTTCATCCTCAACACCGATTTCTTGTTCTATAATGTCCCAGTCAGAATAATCTATTTTTGGAAAAGTGGTATCTCCATCGAAGTGTTTTTTTACTCTTGTTATATAGAGTTTACTTGTGTAAGGAAGAAGTTGCGAATATATTTCTCCTCCACCAATTATGAAAACCTCATCCTCAATGTTAGAGAATCTAGTAATAATTTCATCAAGTGAATTAACCACTTCTACATTTTCGTCTTCAATAAAGAAGTTTTTATCTTTTGTTATAATAACATGATATCTATTTGGGAGAACACCTGGAAGCGATTGGAAAGTCTTTCGTCCTAAAATAACTGTATGTCCAGAGGTTATTTTTTTAAATCTTTTAAGATCTGCGGGAAGATGCCAGATTAGGTCGTTGTTATTTCCTATTACTCCATTTTCTGATATAGCTGCTATTATAGAAAGCATTAAATTGCCACCTCCATGTTTATTTTTGAATGATGTTTATAATCTATTAATTTAATGTCATCTGCTGTGAAATCATAAAAGTTATTAATTTCAGGATTTATCCAAAGTTTAGGTGCATCATAAGAACAATCTTTTCTCAAAAGCTGTTCTTTTAATCCATTAACGTGATTTTCATATATGTGAGCGTTATTTATAACATGTGTGAATAAACCAGGTTTTAGATTTGTAACTTGAGCTATAAGGTGTACCAATACAGCATATTGACTGGAGTTAAAAGGAACTCCAAGTCCCATATCTCCACTCCTTTGTACTAGCATGCAGTTAAGTCTCCCATCAGTAACATCCCACATGGTTAAGAAACAGCATGGATGAAGCGGTCCACCATTTAAATATGGAATTTGCCATAAATTTATCATCATTCTCCTATCTTGAGGATTGGTTTTTAAGGTTTCGATAAGATTATCTATCTGATCAAATTTTTTTACAATCCAACCATATGAAGTACCGATAGTTCCGTCATCCATCATCCATTCATCCCATATATGAACATTTTCTTCTTGAAGCTTTCTTACATCATTAGATCCATCTTTGAATATCCACAATAATTCTTTAACTGCAGTTTTAAAAGCTACAAATTTTGTTGTTAGGATAGGAAATTCTTTTTGTAAATCAAATTGCATTATTTGGTGAGGAAGTTTATATGTTCTTACACCAGTTCTATTAGTATCAAAATAACCATTTTCCAAAATATCTTCTACAATAGAAAGATATTTTTTATCATAAATGCTCATATTCTCCTCCTGTGATTTAGTGATAAGTAATATTAAAATATAAGTTTTATAGTTATGCTTATAGGATATTTAAGATTATAAATACAAGTTTCTTATATATGGATGTATCACTTCGTATTTGAATATATTAAAATAAAAATTCATAGAATCATCGAAGTTTTTATTTTGAGTCTACGATTAAAGTGTTTCATCTTCATACATATTTTACTCTTTTAGTACACACTTTAAAAATCGTAAATTATGCTATAATATGGAACTATCACAAAATGTATAGGTTTTTAATTTAAGCTTTTACCGTATACATACTTATTACTAAATATATAAACTTAAGGATATGTTTAATGGTGCCAAGGTTTAAAGTAATAAAAATATAGTAGCTAATTAATAAAGGAGATAAAGATTTGAAGATTGATAGATTAATTACAATAATTATGATGCTTATAAATAAAAAAAGAGTTACGGCTAAAGAATTAGCAGAGTTTTTTGAGGTATCAGTAAGGACTGTTCAAAGAGATATAGATGCAATAAATATTGCAGGTATACCAATAGTTTCATATAAAGGGTATGAGGGTGGATATGAAATACTAGAAGGCTACAAGATAGATAATAATTTTGTGACGGAAAAAGAATATGACTTGCTACTGAAGTTGCTTAAGGGGTTAGAAAATGTCTATGATGATCCTGTGGTGAAAGGCATGGCTGAAAAATTAAAAGCAGTTAAGGCTAATGACAACGTTAATATAGATAAGAATCTTATAATGGATTTTTCTCATTGGGGAAACTCAAAAAGAATCAAAAGAAAAGTATCACTAATAAGAGATGCGATAGATATAAAGTGTACCATAAAGTTTTACTATGTAGATCTAAATGGTAAAGGAACAGAAAGAGAGATTGAACCCCATACCCTAATACTAAAGGTTAATACTTGGTATGTTTATGGATTTTGTAAATTGAGAGGAGATTTTAGGTTATTTAAGCTTACAAGAATAGATAAGTTAGAAAGAACTGAAAATGTCTTTATACCTAAGGATATTGAAAATCATAGTCTGCTTACTGAAAAGGGAAGTAATTATATTCACTTGAAACTAAAATTTCATCCTTCATGTATGAATAGATTGGATGATTATTTTGAGATGGAAGAAATGAGTTTTCAAGAAGATGGAGATATACTGGTTGAGGTTAGTTATCCAGAAGATGAGTGGGTTTATAGCATGCTATTAAGCTTTGGGGATAAGGTTGAAATACTAGAGCCAAGTCATGTTAAGGATATAATTCTAGAAAGAGTGAAAAATATTTTAGATAAATATAAGTAATATGAAAAGCGCATGTGTTATTAATAGCGAAAAGACTTTTAAAGTTCAATTTATATATTCCTAAATAGGAAATAAACAATGGTTGGTTTAATCTCTATCATTGATGTATAATATTAAGTAGGATTTAGGAATGATAGTGAGGTGGTTAACCTTGGCATATACAGCTTTATATAGAGAATGGAGACCTAAGAAATTTGAAGATGTTGTAGGTCAGGAACATATAACAACAACTTTAAGAAATCAAATAATAAATAATAGAATAGCACATGCATATCTATTTTGTGGAACTAGGGGTACTGGTAAGACCTCAAGTGCAAAGGTGTTTGCTAAGGCTTTAAATTGCTTGGATTTACATGATGGAGAACCTTGTAATCAATGTGAGATGTGTAATAAGATCAATAATGGTCTTGCTATAGATATAACAGAGTTAGATGCAGCGTCCAATAATGGTGTAGATAAGATCAGAGATATAATAGATGATGTTCAGTATCCTCCACAGGAAGCTAGATTCAAAGTTTATATAATGGATGAGGTTCATATGCTTTCTCAAGGTGCAGTAAATGCATTTCTTAAGACTCTTGAAGAGCCCCCTAAAAATGTTATATTTATTTTGGCTACTACTGATCCTCAGAAGCTACCTATAACTATTTTATCAAGATGTCAGAGATTTGACTTTAAAAGAATAGGTAAGGATGATATAGCAGGGCATTTAAGACGAATAGTGAAAGAACAAGGTGTTTATGCTGATGATAAGAGTTTAGATTTAATATCAAGAGTTTCAGATGGAGCACTTAGAGATTCACTTAGTATATTAGACCAGGCAATTTCAATGGGAAACGGTAAGATTGCATATGAAGGGCTTGTATCAATGCTAGGACTTGTAACTAATGAGTACTTATTCAATATAACTGATGCTGTAGTTGAGAGAAATATTGAAAAAACTATGAATATAATAGAGGAAATAGTCTTCTCTGGTAAGGATGTACACTTATTTATAAAAGATCTAATATCTCATTATAGAAATCTGCTTATGGTAAAAGTCACAAACACCCCAGAAGAAGTATTGGATATGTCTGTGGAGAATATTAGTTTTCTTAAGCAGCAGGCTTCAAGGATGAGAGTAGAAGAGGTAATGAGAGCAATAAGAATACTTCAAGAAGCTGAGGAAAGTTCTAAACAAAGTAAGCAGGCGAGAATATATTTGGAGTTAGCTTCAATTAAATTATGTAAAATAGAATATGATACTTCAAAAGAAGTGTTGTTATCAAGAATAAATAAGCTTGAAGAAATAATAAAGAGTGGAAAGATAAAAGTGGCGGCACCTGCTTCCAGCGGTGTAGCAAACAATGAAAAGAGCCAAGGAGTATCCTCAGAGAGAAGTAAATTAAGCCCGTCTAAAGTGCAGCAAGAAGTGCATCATAGTGAAGGTTCTTCTAATCATAATGAACATTCATCAGTTACAATAGATGATGTAAA
Proteins encoded in this region:
- a CDS encoding dihydrofolate reductase, which translates into the protein MLSIIAAISENGVIGNNNDLIWHLPADLKRFKKITSGHTVILGRKTFQSLPGVLPNRYHVIITKDKNFFIEDENVEVVNSLDEIITRFSNIEDEVFIIGGGEIYSQLLPYTSKLYITRVKKHFDGDTTFPKIDYSDWDIIEQEIGVEDERNTIPYEFISLIRKIR
- a CDS encoding superoxide dismutase; its protein translation is MIFSISVSAFEQNMKKFEVPPLKYDYKALEPYIDEQTMRLHHDKHHQAYVDNLNKALDKYPELYGKSLEELLSSIDTLPSDIRASVKNNGGGHYNHTFFWDIMAPNKGGNPKGNVMKAIDRDFGSFINFKKEFKQAALDRFGSGWAWLLKDNNGKLSIVSTPNQDTPIPLGLKPIIALDVWEHAYYLKYQNKRADYIDAWWNVVNWDKAEQLYNQS
- a CDS encoding helix-turn-helix transcriptional regulator; translated protein: MKIDRLITIIMMLINKKRVTAKELAEFFEVSVRTVQRDIDAINIAGIPIVSYKGYEGGYEILEGYKIDNNFVTEKEYDLLLKLLKGLENVYDDPVVKGMAEKLKAVKANDNVNIDKNLIMDFSHWGNSKRIKRKVSLIRDAIDIKCTIKFYYVDLNGKGTEREIEPHTLILKVNTWYVYGFCKLRGDFRLFKLTRIDKLERTENVFIPKDIENHSLLTEKGSNYIHLKLKFHPSCMNRLDDYFEMEEMSFQEDGDILVEVSYPEDEWVYSMLLSFGDKVEILEPSHVKDIILERVKNILDKYK
- a CDS encoding thymidylate synthase yields the protein MSIYDKKYLSIVEDILENGYFDTNRTGVRTYKLPHQIMQFDLQKEFPILTTKFVAFKTAVKELLWIFKDGSNDVRKLQEENVHIWDEWMMDDGTIGTSYGWIVKKFDQIDNLIETLKTNPQDRRMMINLWQIPYLNGGPLHPCCFLTMWDVTDGRLNCMLVQRSGDMGLGVPFNSSQYAVLVHLIAQVTNLKPGLFTHVINNAHIYENHVNGLKEQLLRKDCSYDAPKLWINPEINNFYDFTADDIKLIDYKHHSKINMEVAI
- a CDS encoding helix-turn-helix domain-containing protein; its protein translation is MNFYDPGAKIRLMRKRFHMNQSELEDSNMTRAFISMMESGKRRVSKSSSKILAEKFNDKGREVGLELKLDDDYFSREPHEDARVYCSNELMKDNNRHGQFEELLFISTEFNLDDITAEIYKKDADKYLEEVDYSKAFINYSNSLGKLKELKLKELQTYVYKQMGVCKLKRNEYDDAIFYFNQAMYYAKDLGDEACFVDASYNLALTYFDMQKYNESIEILDKYIVFNDNIERGLKIDSRVLKANSFYKLGKRKEAVDDYFLIIQELSEGEQYLLAMLYSNLGEYYYESGELQESIKYINLAQKIKNRTDKKTLPYVLNIKGKVFFKQGLVDESMMIMELAMNMAEEYSNYSILFETYKDLINIYESIEDIEKIKDTSLNFLSILDKNSIDDGRKYALTKLVEVELRRSNTEEAIKLLAQLGNAIENN